The genomic region TGCTCGGCGGGCTGATGGTCGTGCTCGACGTGACCATCACCAACGTCGCGATCCGCAGCCTCTCCCGCGACCTGCACGCCCCGTTGGCGGTGATTCAGTGGGTCACCACCGGGTACACGCTGGCGCTGGCGGTCGCGGTGCCGACGACCGCATGGCTGGCCGCACGCCTGGGCACCCGCCGCGTCTACGTCGCCGCGCTGGCCCTGTTCGGGCTGGGCTCGCTGCTGGCGGGGCTGGCCCCGAACATCGGTTCGCTGGTCGCCTTCCGAGTGCTGCAGGGCATCGGCGGTGGGCTGGTCAACCCGATCGCGATGACGATCGCGATGCGCAGCGCGCGGCCGGAGGTCCGGGGCCGCACGATGGGCGTGCTGGGCCTGCCCGTGCTCGTCGGCCCGCTCGTCGGGCCGACGCTCGGCGGCTGGCTCGTCGAGTACTCCTGGCGGTGGATCTTCCTGATCAACGTGCCGATCGCGCTGGTGGCCATCCCGCTGGCGCTGTGGCTGCTGCCGCGAGACGCGCCCGCGGGTGCCCGCGAGCGGCTCGACGTGCCGGGGCTCGTGCTGATCGGGCCGGGGCTGGCCGCCGTCGTGTACGGGCTGGCGGAAAGCGGCCGGCGCGGCACCCTGGTTTCGGCGGCCGTGCTGGTCCCGGCGCTGCTCGGCCTGGCGCTGTGCGTCGTGTTCGTGCTGCGGGCGCTGCGGCTGCGCACGCGCCGCCCGCTGGTCGAGGTGCGCCTGCTGGGACGGCGGGCCGTCGCCTCCGGGGCCGGCACGCTGGGTCTGTTCGCGGCCGCCTACTTCGGCTCGATGTTCATCGTGCCGCTGTACTGGCAGCTCGTCCGGGGGCAGAGCCCGGCGGCGGCCGGACTGCTGGCCATCCCGCAGGCGCTGACCACCGGGGTGTCGCTGCAGGTCGCGAGCCGGCTGATCGACCGGATTCCGCCGGCGCGCGTCGTCGGGGCGGGCATCGTGATCGCGACCGCCGGCCTGCTGACCACCCTGCTGCTGCTCGAACGGGACACGCCCTACTGGCAGCTGCTCACGTCGATGGCGGTGACCGGGATCGGGACCGGTGCGACGATCATGCCCACGATCACGACGGCGATGCGTCACCTGCCCGACCGGGACACCGCCGCCGGCAGCACCCTGCTGAACATCACCAACCAGGTCGCCGTCTCCGTCGGCACCGCGCTGACGTCGGTGCTGCTCGCGTCGAACCTGGCGAGCCGGGCCGGCCTGGACCAGGGCGCCGACCTCTCCGGCGACATCCCCGCCACCGCGGCCGGCGGCGTGGTCGCGGCCTTCCGCCACACCCTGCTGCTCCCGTTGGCCCTGATGGCGGTGGCCGGGGCGGTGGCGCTCCTGTTGCTGCCCCGCCCACCCCGGCCCGCCCCCGCACCGGCGCAGCCGGCCGGCCCGGCGCGCTGACGCTCACGCCCGCGCTGGTGCCCGTGACGGGCTGATCCCGTGCAGGAGGCATACGTGTCGACCCGGTGTCCGGCAGAAGCGCGACGGATAACTCGGTCCACGACGCAGGCGGTGGCGATCCGGTCATTCCCTGTTCACCTACCACGGTTGACCAGGGCTGATGTGCCACATTCGTCTG from Frankia alni ACN14a harbors:
- a CDS encoding DHA2 family efflux MFS transporter permease subunit, whose amino-acid sequence is MAGSSPRTAPDRPGAPNPRAGEIGPAHAGARANASAAPWRDPSPSAGTLAEPAVSPPPGGIDRQTRLTLAVLVLGGLMVVLDVTITNVAIRSLSRDLHAPLAVIQWVTTGYTLALAVAVPTTAWLAARLGTRRVYVAALALFGLGSLLAGLAPNIGSLVAFRVLQGIGGGLVNPIAMTIAMRSARPEVRGRTMGVLGLPVLVGPLVGPTLGGWLVEYSWRWIFLINVPIALVAIPLALWLLPRDAPAGARERLDVPGLVLIGPGLAAVVYGLAESGRRGTLVSAAVLVPALLGLALCVVFVLRALRLRTRRPLVEVRLLGRRAVASGAGTLGLFAAAYFGSMFIVPLYWQLVRGQSPAAAGLLAIPQALTTGVSLQVASRLIDRIPPARVVGAGIVIATAGLLTTLLLLERDTPYWQLLTSMAVTGIGTGATIMPTITTAMRHLPDRDTAAGSTLLNITNQVAVSVGTALTSVLLASNLASRAGLDQGADLSGDIPATAAGGVVAAFRHTLLLPLALMAVAGAVALLLLPRPPRPAPAPAQPAGPAR